From the Streptomonospora nanhaiensis genome, the window TCTCATCTCCGGCACGGGGAGCAACATGGCCGCCCTGCTGGACGCGGCGGCCGACCGCCTCTACGGCGCCGAGGTGGTCGCGGTGGGCTCCGACCGCGACGCCCCCGGACTGGCCCTGGCCGAGCGCGCGGGCGTGGCGACCTTCACGGTGCGCCTCGCCGACCACCGCGACCGCGCGGAGTGGGACGCCGCGCTCAGTGAGCGCATCGCCGCGTTCGCGCCCGACCTGGTGGTCTCGGCGGGGTTCATGCGGCTGCTGGGCCCGGCGGTCCTGGACCGCCACACCGTCATCAACACCCACCCCGCGCTGCTGCCGGCCTTCCCCGGCACGCACGCGGTGCGCGACGCCCTCGCCTACGGGGTGCGGATCACCGGCGCCACCGTCCACTTCGTGGACTCCGGCATGGACACCGGCCCGGTCATCGACCAGGTGGCGGTGCCGGTGCTGCCCGGCGACGACGCCGAGGCGCTGCACGAGCGCATCAAGACCGTCGAGCGGCGGATGCTGGTCGACGTGGTGGGCCGCCTGGCGCGCGAGGGCTGGACCGTCGAGGACCGACACGTGCGGCTGGGCTCGGTGGAGCCCGGGCCGTCCCCTTCACCCGGATACGTTGCAGAGGAGAACCGGTGACCCAGCAGGCCATTCGGCGCGCGTTGATCAGCGTCTACGACAAGACCGGGCTGGAGGAGCTGGCCTACGGGCTGGCCGAGGCCGGGGTGGAGATCGTCTCCACCGGATCCACCGCCGCGCGCCTCGCCGAAGTCGACGTTCCCGTCACCCCGGTCGAGGAGGTCACCGGGTTCCCCGAGGTCCTGGACGGCCGGGTCAAAACCCTGCACCCCAAGGTGCACGCCGGCCTGCTGGCCGACCGCTCCAACGCCGCGCACCGCGCCACGCTGGAGGAGCTGGACATCGCGCCGTTCGACCTGCTGGTGGTCAACCTCTACCCGTTCCAGCAGACGGTGGCCTCGGGCGCCGCGCCGGCCGAGTGCGTCGAGAAGATCGACATCGGCGGCCCCGCGATGATCCGCGCCGGGGCCAAGAACCACGGCTCGGTCGCGGTGGTGGTCGACCCGGGCCGCTACGACGAGGTCGTGGAGGCCGTGCAGGGCGGGGGCTTCACCCTGGAGCAGCGCAAGCGCCTGGCGGCGCTGGCCTACGCCCACACCGCCGCCTACGACGCGGCCGTGGCGTCGTGGTTCGCCCGCGACTACGCGCCCGACGAAGTCGCGGTCGAGACCGGGTGGCCCGACTTCTACGCCACCGCCTACCGGCGCTCCTCGCCGCTGCGCTACGGCGAGAACCCCCATCAGCGGGCCGCGCTCTACCGGGGCGACGACGACGCCTGGGGGCCGGGCCTGGCCGGTGCCGAGCAGCTGCACGGCAAGGAGATGTCCTACAACAACTACGTCGACGCCGACGCCGCGCTGCGCGCCGCCTACGACTTCACCGAGCCGTGCGCGGCCATCATCAAGCACGCCAACCCGTGCGGGATCGCGCTGGGCGCCGACATCGCCGAGGCGCACCGCAAGGCCCACGCCTGCGACCCGGTGTCGGCCTACGGCGGCGTGATCGCCACCAACCGCCCGGTGAGCGTGGCGCTGGCCGAGCAGGTGTCGGAGATCTTCACCGAGGTGCTGGTGGCGCCGGAGTACGAGCCGGGCGCCGTGGACATCCTCACCCGCAAGAAGAACATCCGGCTGCTGGTGGTCACCCCGCCCGACCGCGCCGCGCGCCCCGAGGCCAAGCCGGTCAGCGGCGGCTCGCTGCTGCAGTCGGTGGACCTGGTCGACGCCCCCGGCGACGACCCCGCCGCCTGGGAGCTGCGCGCCGGCGCGGCCGTCGACGACGACACGCTGGCCGACCTGGCGTTCGCCTGGCGCGCGGTGCGCGCCGTGAAGTCCAACGCCATCCTGGTGGCCGCCGACCGGGCGACGGTGGGCGTGGGCATGGGCCAGGTGAACCGGGTGGACTCCGCGCGCCTGGCGGTGACCCGGGCCGGCGAGCGGGTGCGCGGGGCGGTCGCGGCCAGCGACGCGTTCTTCCCGTTCCCCGACGGCCTGGAGGTGCTGATCGAGGCGGGCGTGCGGGCGGTCGTGCAGCCCGGCGGGTCGGTGCGCGACGAGCAGGTGGTCGCGGCGGCCGAGCAGGCCGGTATCGCCCTGTACTTCACCGGCACCCGGCACTTCTTCCACTGACCCCGCACTGATCACCGGCCGGGCGGCGCCGCATCCGGGGTGCGCGCCGCCGCCCGCCGCTGGAAAGGGACGAACGCTGATGAGCGCACAGATTCTGGACGGCAAGGCCACGGCGGCGGCGATCCGCGCCGAACTGGTGGACCGGGTGGCGGCGCTGCGGGCCCGGGGGATCGCGCCCGGACTGGGCACGGTGCTGGTGGGCGACGACCCCGGCAGCCACTCCTACGTGGCGGGCAAGCACCGCGACTGCGCCGAGGTGGGCATCGAGAGCATCCGCCGGGACCTGCCGGCCGACGCCACCCAGGTGCAGGTGGAGGGCGTGGTGGCCGACCTCAACGCCGACCCCGCCTGCACCGGCTACATCGTGCAGCTGCCGCTGCCGCGCGGCCTGGACGAGAACCGGATCCTGGGGCTGATCGACCCCGGCAAGGACGCCGACGGCCTGCAGCCGGTCAACCTCGGCAAGCTCGTGCTGATGGAGCAGGCGCCGCTGCCGTGCACGCCGCGCGGGATCGTGGAGCTGCTGCGCCGCTACGACGTCCCGCTCAAGGGCGCCGACGTGGTCGTGGTGGGCCGCGGGGTGACCGTGGGCCGCCCGCTGGGGCTGCTGCTGACGCGGCGCAGCGAGAACGCCACGGTGACCCTGTGCCACACCGGCACCCGCGACCTGGCCGAGCACACCCGCCGCGCCGACATCGTGGTGGCCGGCGCCGGGGTGCCGGGGCTGATCACCAAGGACATGGTCAAGCCGGGCGCGGCCGTGCTGGACGTGGGCGTGACCCGCACCGAGGCCGGGCTGGTGGGCGACGTGGCGCCGGACGTGCGCGAGGTGGCCGGCCACGTGGCGCCCAACCCCGGCGGGGTGGGGCCGATGACGCGGGCCATGCTGCTGGTGAACGTCGTGGAGGCCGCCGAGCGCATGGCGGGGATCGCTCCCGCCGGCTGAGCCGGGCGCGGACCGCGCGGCGCCCGGAGGCGGTGCGGGTACGCGGTGCCGCGCGGGCGTGCGGCGGGGACGCGGGGGATTCGCCGAGGGGCCTCACGCGCCGAGGCCCCCGGCGGGTCAGCTCGCCTTGCGTTCGCGGTCGAAGACCGGCATGGGGCGGACCAGCCCCAGGGCCACGACCTCGTTGGCAAGGCGGGTGCGGCGGTTGGCCCCCTCGGGGACCCGGAACTTCTGGTACAGGCGGAGGAGATGCTGCTTGACCGCGGCTTCGGTGACGACCAGGTCCTCGGCGATCTCGCGCGCGGTGGCGGGGGAGACGAAGGCCTCTTCGGAGAGAGCGGGGCGGCAGAGCGACGTCAGGACGTCAAGCTCCCTCCGGGTGAGTTCGGGTGCGGCCCCCTTGCGCAGCTCCACGTCGGGATTCAGCTCTTCCCGGGGGAGGCCGCCGATCTTGCAGCGCGCGCTGCCGAAGCTGAGGACATCGCCTTCGTCGAGCACCCGGCGCGCTATGGGGCGCCCGTTGACACGGGTGCCGTTGCGCGACAGGCCGAGGTCGACCGCGTACACGTAGGGCCCGCGGCGCACGAGTTCGGCGTGGAGCCGCGACACGCTGGGGTCGCCGAGGCGGATGTCGACCCCTTCTCCGCGTCCGACCGTGGTGACCTCAGGTTGCAGCTGGTGGATGTCCCCGCTCTCCTCGACCCGCAGATATGGCCCGTCCACGGTTGTTCCTCCCAGTGTTGGGCGCGGCCGATGAGGGAGTGCACGGCGGTGCGTGGACGGGCGCCTCGCAGTCGGGGTGGATCGGTCGATGGACGTGGGCTGAGTGGGGTTCATTGGGGGCAGTCCTCGCTCACCGTGGCACTCATCTCTTCACTGGTTACCCGGGCGGTACCGGTTCTACGCGCTTACTCCGCCGTTAGACCCCTATCTCGGGAGGTTTACGGGCTTTTCCGGATATCGGGCGCACCGGAACGCGCGCCGCTGCGGACCGATTCACCAGGGCGCCGCGCGGGGCCCGATCCGGGGTATAGGGCGGGGGCCGGGCGGCGCGCGGCGCGCGCGGGTGCCCGCGGTCACTACACTGGCTGCGTCCTTGGCCGCACACGCGGCCGAGCCGACCGCGGCCACGCCGGCCGCTCCCGTCACGCGCCTCGCGGTTGCGGTCGCGCCCGTCCGCAACCGGCCGGGCGCCGCGCCGGGGCGGGCCGGCGCACACAGGGCCGGGCGGCGCAGGTGCGCTAGCGTGGGGTTGACGGTGAGCCAGAACACGGTGGAGGAAGCGGTCGCAGCCAAGTCGCGCTCGCCCGAGGACCCGCCCGAGTCCGCGGCGGGCGAGCCGCAGCAGGAGCCCGCCGAGGCGCAGGTGCCGGGCTGGCTGGCCCAGGTGCCCTACTTCCTGGTGCTCGCCACCATGTCGGCGGGCATCGTGATCGTGGCCGCCGCCTACTTCAAGCGGGGGCCCGCGCTGATCGCGGGCGCGCTGCTGCTGGCCGCGGTGTTCCGCGCGGTGCTGCCGCCCGAGCGCATCGGCATGCTGGCGGTGCGCCGCCGCTGGATCGACATCGCCACCTACACGGGCCTGGCCGTGGCGCTCATCGTGCTCGCATGGGTGGCGCCTCAGCTGTCCTAGCGGGCGTCTAATAAGCTTGATATCGAGATACCGCAGCGTTGGACCGGCGACGGCCACCGCCCCGCGGACCGCACCGGCCGCAGCCACGCACCGGGGCCGGGCACCGGGCGGGCCAGGGCTCTGCGGCGGGCTCACGAGGTCAGTCGCGGACGCACCGGCCTCACCGCGGGCACCCGCGCGGCCCTGTGCCGCGCACTCGCGGCGGGACCGGTGGGCCCCGGCGGCCTTCAGCCACACGACGGCTTTGCCGAGACGAAGGGACAGCCACCAGCCATGGCCAAAATCAAGGTTGAGAATCCCGTAGTAGAGCTTGACGGCGATGAGATGACCCGGATCATCTGGTCCTTCATCAAGGAGCGGCTGATCCTGCCCTACCTCGACGTCGACCTGAAGTACTACGACCTCGGCATCGAGGAGCGCGACCGCACCGACGACCAGATCACGGTCGACGCCGCCAACGCCATCAAGCAGTACGGCGTGGGCGTGAAGTGCGCCACCATCACCCCCGACGAGGCCCGCGTCGAGGAGTTCGGCCTGAAGAAGATGTGGCGGTCGCCCAACGGCACCATCCGCAACATCCTGGGCGGCGTGGTGTTCCGCGAGCCGATCATCTGCCAGAACGTGCCGCGCCTGGTGCCGGGCTGGACCAAGCCGATCATCATCGGCCGCCACGCCCACGGCGACCAGTACAAGGCCAGCGACTTCAAGGTCCCCGGCCCCGGCACGGTCACCATCACCTACACCCCCGAGGACGGCGGCGAGCCCATCGAGCTGGAGGTCGCCAACTTCCCCGAGGGCGGCGGCGTGGCCCTGGGCATGTACAACTACCGCAAGTCCATCGAGGACTTCGCGCGCGCCAGCTTCAACTACGGCCTGGACCGCGGCTACCCGGTCTACATGTCCACCAAGAACACGATCCTCAAGGCCTACGACGGCATGTTCAAGGACGTGTTCGCCGAGATCTTCGAGGCCGAGTTCAAGGAGCGCTTCGACGCCGCCGGCCTCACCTACGAGCACCGGCTGATTGACGACATGGTCGCCGCCGCCCTGAAGTGGGAGGGCGGCTACGTCTGGGCCTGCAAGAACTACGACGGCGACGTGCAGTCCGACACCGTGGCGCAGGGCTTCGGCTCGCTGGGCCTGATGACCTCGGTGCTGCGCACCGCCGACGGCCGCACCGTGGAGGCCGAGGCCGCCCACGGCACCGTCACCCGGCACTTCCGCCAGCACCAGCAGGGCAAGCCCACCTCCACCAACCCGATCGCCTCCATCTTCGCCTGGACGCGCGGGCTGGAGCACCGGGGCAAGCTCGACAACACCCCGGCGGTCGTGGAGTTCGCCACCACCCTGGAGAAGGTCGTCATCGACACCGTCGAGGGCGGGCAGATGACCAAGGACCTCGCGCTGCTGGTCGGCGGCGACCAGGAATGGCTCACCACCGAGCAGTTCCTGGCGGCGCTGGACGAGAACCTGCAGAAGCGCCTGGCCTAGTCCCGGGCCGCCGCAAGCGGCCACGCACCACCGGCCCCGGCCGCCGCCCCCGCGCGGCGGCCGGGGCCGCGGCGTGCGCGGCCCCCGCCCGCCGGGGGCGGTGATTTCCGCCGTTCCCGCGCGAACCGCGTCCGGCGGATGCCATGATGGAGCACGCGGGCACGGAGCGTGAACACCGCTGGTAGTGCGGCGTATCCCACTCTGTTGTGGTTCGCGTGTTTCGCGAACATTGCCCTATATTGGAGTTACCGCCACCGGGGGGAAACCTCTGGAGGCGGGTGCGCGGCTCGGCCGCGCACCATAGGACGACGTGCCGGCCACGCGCCCGCTGGGGGGTAGGCGCGCGCGGTGCGGAACGTCAGGAAGGGGCCCGTCGCCTGCGGCGGGCCCCTTCCACTTTCCCGAATTTCCTTAAGCCTGTCCGGCCGGGGGCGGCGCGCGGTCCGCGCGCCGCCCCGCGGCTAGTCCTGCATGGCGCTCTCGGGGATCGGCTGCCCCTCCTGCATGGCGCCGAACATCTCCGCCGAGCGCGCCTCGTCCCACTGCACCACCGATCCCACGCCGGGCAGGGTCGGCGTGGCGCCCACCGGCACCGCCGTGGTGGCGGGGTCGTCGCGCATGGCCAGCGCCATCCCGGCGAGGTCGCTGAGGTGGTCGCCCTCGTCCACCACGAAGGTGTCGGTGCCGTTGACCACCAGCGGGACCGAGCGGAACGGGTTGACGAGCGTGCCGGGCGAGGTCGCCTTGGACACCAGCGCGCTGAAGAACTCCCGCTGGCGCTGGATGCGGTCGAGGTCGGCCCGCGCCGAGGCGCGCGTGCGCACGTAGCCCAGCGCGGTGGCGCCGTCCATCTCCTGGCACCCGGCCTCGATGTCCAGGCCGGCCTTGGGGTCGACCATGGCCTCCTCGGGGCACATCTCCACGCCGCCCACGGCGTCGACGATGTCCACGAACCCCGAGAACCCGATCTCGACGTAGTGGTCGATGTGCACCCCGCTGGCCTGCTCGAAGGTCTGCACCAGGGTGGTGGGCCCGCCGCCGAGGTCCTCGGCGAAGGCGGCGTTGATCTTGTTCTGGCCCAGGCCCGGGATCTCGACGTAGGAGTCGCGCGGCACGCTGATGATGGTGGGCCGGCCCGACTCCGGGACGTAGAGCACCATGATGGTGTCGGTGCGCTTGCCGGCGGCGTCGCCGGTGCGCAGGTTCTGCATGTCCTCGTCGGTCAGGCCCTCGCGGCTGTCGGAGCCCACGATCATGTAGGTGGTGCCGGGCTGGTCCTCCAGCCGCCCCTCGTAGTCCAGGGCGGGCACCCGGTTCAGCCGGGAGTCGGCCCAGAAGTAGAACACGGCGGGCACCAGCACCAAGACCACCAGGACGGTGACCAGGACGGTGCGGCGCCGGCGGCGCCGCTGCTCGCGGGCGCGCCGGGAGCGGCCCGAGCCGTCGTAGTCGCGCGGCGGGCCGTGGCGCCCGCGTCCCCCGCCCGAGGACGCCGAACGGCGCGCCGGGCGGTCGTCCTCGACCGGCGGGATGCGCCGCGTGGGCCCCGCCCCGCTCGGCGCCGACCGGCGGGGCGGCTCCGGCCGGAAGAGCTTCTCGATCTCGTCGGCCCCGCCCCCCGGAGGCCGGCGGAACACGCCGGTGCGGTCGGCGTCGTCCGCCGACCCTCCCCGGCCGCGTCCGTGTGGCCCGTCAACCATGGCTTCGGTCGCCCATCTGCGATGTCACCGCGTCGTTGGCTAGCACTTGGCAGTCCCCCCTTACATCCGGTGGGACTCGCCACAGCCTAGCCAGGTTCCCGACGCGACCGGTCCGTGACGAAAACCGCCCCCGGCACCGCACCGCGCGCACCGCCCGCACCGAGGGGCGCCCGCGCCCCGGCCGCCCCGGCGCGGTGCGGCCGATCTCACGGCGCGCAGCCGCGCGCACACGGCGGGGCGGGCCGCCCGCGGGCGACCCGCCCCTTGTGCTGCGGGGTGTCAGCGCAGCCGGCGGGCGCCCGGCGAGGGCAGGGCGACGCGCTGGTCGGGCAGGGTCCAGCCGCGCGCGGCGAACGCGTCGGCCACGGCGCGCTCGACCTCGGCCAGGCGGTCGTCCGGCACCAGGGCGATGGCGCTGCCGCCGAACCCGCCGCCGGTCATGCGGGCGCCCCGGGCGCCGGCGGCCACGGCGGTCTCCACGGCGAGGTCCAGTTCGGGGGTGGAGATCTCGAACTGGTCGCGCATGGACAGGTGGGAGGCGGTGAACAGGGCGCCGATGTCGCCCACGGCGCCGGCGCGCATGAGGCCCACGGCGGCGTTGACCCGGTGGATCTCGGTGACGACGTGGCGCACCCGGTCGGCCAGGACGGGGTCGTCCAGCCGGGGCAGGGCGGTGTTGAGGTCCTCGACGTCGCGCAGCGCGGGCACCCCCAGCGCGGCGGCGGCGCGCTCGCACTCGTCGCGGCGGACGGCGTAGCCGCTGGTGGAGTCCTTGAGCTGGTGCTCGACCTTGGTGTCCATGATGAGCAGCCGCAGCCCCGACTCCTTCAGCCCGAAGGGGACGTTGCTGCCCAGGCCGGTGCGGCAGTCGAGGAAGAGGGCGTGGCCCTCGGTGCAGCGCAGCGACGCGCTCTGGTCCAGGATCCCGGTGGGCGCGCCCACGTAGGCGTTCTCGGCGCGGCGGGCGATGGCGGCCATGGCCGGGCGGTCGGCGGCCAGGTCGAGCCCGTGGGCGTCGGCCAGGGCCAGCAGCACCGCGCACTCCAGGGCGGCCGAGGACGACAGCGCGGCGCCGATGGGCAGGTCGGAGTCGAGCACGATGCGCGCGCCCGCCCCGGGCGGCAGGTGGCCGGCCTCGCGGGCGGCCCAGAACACCCCGGCCACGTAAGAGGCCCACCCGGTGACCGGGGACCGCGCGTCGAGGTCGGCGGTGGTGAAGCGGACGTCCTCGCCGGGGCGCTGGGCGCTGCGGACCTCCACGGCGCCGTCGTCGGTGGGGGTCAGCGCCAGCATGACGCCCCAGGGCAGGGCCATGGGCAGCACCAGGCCGTCGTTGTAGTCGGTGTGCTCGCCCATGAGGTTGACCCGGCCCGGCGCGTGCCACACGCCGGCGGGCGGTGCGCCGTGCGCCTCGGCGAACGCCTCGGCGAGGCGGTCGGGGGCGACCGTGCGGGGCTCCACCGCGGCGGCCGGTGCGCCGGCCGCGCCGGTGCCGTCGGCGGGGGCCTCCGGCCGTGCCGACGGTGAGTCGCCGGTCCGCCCCGCCGGGGCGGAGGCCGATGCGCGCCGGAACGGCGCGAGAAGTCGGTCGAACACGCTTGTACGCTCCTCGCTGGTCGGCGGGTGCCGGCGGGGCCGGACCTGTGGGCGCCCGGTGCCCGGCGCCCGCTGAAGGTGGCCGGTGGGTCCGCGCTAGGCGCGGCCGCCCGCCCCGGCGGCCGGGCCGGGGTGGGCGGTGTGGAAGGTCCAGGCGTCGGAGACGATCTCGCGCAGCCCGGGGCGGCGCGGGACCCACCCCAGTTCGGCGCGGGCGCGCTCGCTGGAGGCCACCAGGGCGGCGGGGTCGCCCGCGCGGCGGCCGGCCGCCGCGACCGGGATGGGGTGGCCGGTGACCTCGCGGCACACCTCGATGACCTCGCGGACCGAGAACCCGGTGCCGTTGCCGAGGTTGAAGACCCGGTGCTCGCCCGGGCGGCAGTGGTCCAGCGCCAGCAGGTGGGCCTCGGCGAGGTCGGCGACGTGGATGTAGTCGCGCACGCAGGTGCCGTCGGGCGTGGGGTAGTCGGAGCCGTAGACCGACACCGACTCCCGGCGGCCCTGGGCCACCTGGAGCACGATCGGGATGAGGTGGGTCTCGGTGGTGTGGCGCTCGCCCAGCCCGGCGTAGGCGCCGGCGACGTTGAAGTAGCGCAGGCTCACCGCGCCGATGCCGTGCATGCGCGCGTGCTCGGTGAGGGCGGCGTCGATGGCGGCCTTGGTGGCGCCGTAGGGGTTGCCCGGGCGCACCGGGGCGTCCTCGGGGATGGGCACGGTCTCGGGCTCGCCGTAGACGGCGGCGGTGGAGGAGAACACGATGCGCCCCACCCCGCACACCCGCATGGCCTCCAGGAGCGCCAGGGAGCAGCCGACGTTGCCGTCCCAGTAGCGGTCGGGGTGGGCCACCGACTCCGGCACCACGGAGCGGGCCGCGAAGTGCAGCACGGCCTCGGTGCCCTGCTCGGCCATGACCGCCTGGGCGTGCTCGCGGATGCCGCCCTCGACCAGCCGGGCGCCCTTGGGCACGGCGTCGGCGTGGCCGGTGGACAGGTCGTCGAGGACGACGACGTCGTGGCCGGCTTCGACGAGCTGCGCGGCGACCACGCTGCCGATGTATCCGGCGCCTCCCGTGACCAGGACTCTCACGGCTGCTCCTTCTCGCTTGGGCGGGTGGCTGGTTGTCGGTTCGCGGGATCGCCGGGGGCGGTGCCGGGGTGCGCGGGGTTCGAGGGCAGCGCGGCGCGGATGCGCTCGGCCGCGGCCTCGGGTGCGACGTCGTTGATCCACGCCGCCATGCCCGACTCCGAACCGGCGAGGTACTTCAGTTTCCCAGGGGCGCGGCGCAGCGTGAACAGCTGGAGGTGCAGGCCGAACTCGGGGTCGGGGGCGCCGTCGGCGCCGACGGGCGCCTGGTGCCAGGCGGCGATGTAGGGCGTGGGCGGCGCGGCGGGGTCGCCGTCGCGGAAGAGGTTGTCGAAGGCGCGCAGCAGGTCGAGGTAGACGAGGGCGAGGTCGTCGCGCTCGGTGTCGGAGAGGGCGGTCAGCAGGGGCACCCGCCGCAGCGGGAACAGCCGGACCTCGTAGGGCCAGCGGGCGGCGGCCGGGACGTAGCCCACCCAGTGCTCGCCCTGGAC encodes:
- the purN gene encoding phosphoribosylglycinamide formyltransferase, whose translation is MSARVVVLISGTGSNMAALLDAAADRLYGAEVVAVGSDRDAPGLALAERAGVATFTVRLADHRDRAEWDAALSERIAAFAPDLVVSAGFMRLLGPAVLDRHTVINTHPALLPAFPGTHAVRDALAYGVRITGATVHFVDSGMDTGPVIDQVAVPVLPGDDAEALHERIKTVERRMLVDVVGRLAREGWTVEDRHVRLGSVEPGPSPSPGYVAEENR
- the purH gene encoding bifunctional phosphoribosylaminoimidazolecarboxamide formyltransferase/IMP cyclohydrolase, with protein sequence MTQQAIRRALISVYDKTGLEELAYGLAEAGVEIVSTGSTAARLAEVDVPVTPVEEVTGFPEVLDGRVKTLHPKVHAGLLADRSNAAHRATLEELDIAPFDLLVVNLYPFQQTVASGAAPAECVEKIDIGGPAMIRAGAKNHGSVAVVVDPGRYDEVVEAVQGGGFTLEQRKRLAALAYAHTAAYDAAVASWFARDYAPDEVAVETGWPDFYATAYRRSSPLRYGENPHQRAALYRGDDDAWGPGLAGAEQLHGKEMSYNNYVDADAALRAAYDFTEPCAAIIKHANPCGIALGADIAEAHRKAHACDPVSAYGGVIATNRPVSVALAEQVSEIFTEVLVAPEYEPGAVDILTRKKNIRLLVVTPPDRAARPEAKPVSGGSLLQSVDLVDAPGDDPAAWELRAGAAVDDDTLADLAFAWRAVRAVKSNAILVAADRATVGVGMGQVNRVDSARLAVTRAGERVRGAVAASDAFFPFPDGLEVLIEAGVRAVVQPGGSVRDEQVVAAAEQAGIALYFTGTRHFFH
- a CDS encoding bifunctional methylenetetrahydrofolate dehydrogenase/methenyltetrahydrofolate cyclohydrolase: MSAQILDGKATAAAIRAELVDRVAALRARGIAPGLGTVLVGDDPGSHSYVAGKHRDCAEVGIESIRRDLPADATQVQVEGVVADLNADPACTGYIVQLPLPRGLDENRILGLIDPGKDADGLQPVNLGKLVLMEQAPLPCTPRGIVELLRRYDVPLKGADVVVVGRGVTVGRPLGLLLTRRSENATVTLCHTGTRDLAEHTRRADIVVAGAGVPGLITKDMVKPGAAVLDVGVTRTEAGLVGDVAPDVREVAGHVAPNPGGVGPMTRAMLLVNVVEAAERMAGIAPAG
- a CDS encoding FHA domain-containing protein, whose product is MDGPYLRVEESGDIHQLQPEVTTVGRGEGVDIRLGDPSVSRLHAELVRRGPYVYAVDLGLSRNGTRVNGRPIARRVLDEGDVLSFGSARCKIGGLPREELNPDVELRKGAAPELTRRELDVLTSLCRPALSEEAFVSPATAREIAEDLVVTEAAVKQHLLRLYQKFRVPEGANRRTRLANEVVALGLVRPMPVFDRERKAS
- a CDS encoding DUF3017 domain-containing protein; protein product: MSQNTVEEAVAAKSRSPEDPPESAAGEPQQEPAEAQVPGWLAQVPYFLVLATMSAGIVIVAAAYFKRGPALIAGALLLAAVFRAVLPPERIGMLAVRRRWIDIATYTGLAVALIVLAWVAPQLS
- a CDS encoding NADP-dependent isocitrate dehydrogenase; translated protein: MAKIKVENPVVELDGDEMTRIIWSFIKERLILPYLDVDLKYYDLGIEERDRTDDQITVDAANAIKQYGVGVKCATITPDEARVEEFGLKKMWRSPNGTIRNILGGVVFREPIICQNVPRLVPGWTKPIIIGRHAHGDQYKASDFKVPGPGTVTITYTPEDGGEPIELEVANFPEGGGVALGMYNYRKSIEDFARASFNYGLDRGYPVYMSTKNTILKAYDGMFKDVFAEIFEAEFKERFDAAGLTYEHRLIDDMVAAALKWEGGYVWACKNYDGDVQSDTVAQGFGSLGLMTSVLRTADGRTVEAEAAHGTVTRHFRQHQQGKPTSTNPIASIFAWTRGLEHRGKLDNTPAVVEFATTLEKVVIDTVEGGQMTKDLALLVGGDQEWLTTEQFLAALDENLQKRLA
- a CDS encoding LCP family protein, which encodes MVDGPHGRGRGGSADDADRTGVFRRPPGGGADEIEKLFRPEPPRRSAPSGAGPTRRIPPVEDDRPARRSASSGGGRGRHGPPRDYDGSGRSRRAREQRRRRRRTVLVTVLVVLVLVPAVFYFWADSRLNRVPALDYEGRLEDQPGTTYMIVGSDSREGLTDEDMQNLRTGDAAGKRTDTIMVLYVPESGRPTIISVPRDSYVEIPGLGQNKINAAFAEDLGGGPTTLVQTFEQASGVHIDHYVEIGFSGFVDIVDAVGGVEMCPEEAMVDPKAGLDIEAGCQEMDGATALGYVRTRASARADLDRIQRQREFFSALVSKATSPGTLVNPFRSVPLVVNGTDTFVVDEGDHLSDLAGMALAMRDDPATTAVPVGATPTLPGVGSVVQWDEARSAEMFGAMQEGQPIPESAMQD
- the galK gene encoding galactokinase, yielding MFDRLLAPFRRASASAPAGRTGDSPSARPEAPADGTGAAGAPAAAVEPRTVAPDRLAEAFAEAHGAPPAGVWHAPGRVNLMGEHTDYNDGLVLPMALPWGVMLALTPTDDGAVEVRSAQRPGEDVRFTTADLDARSPVTGWASYVAGVFWAAREAGHLPPGAGARIVLDSDLPIGAALSSSAALECAVLLALADAHGLDLAADRPAMAAIARRAENAYVGAPTGILDQSASLRCTEGHALFLDCRTGLGSNVPFGLKESGLRLLIMDTKVEHQLKDSTSGYAVRRDECERAAAALGVPALRDVEDLNTALPRLDDPVLADRVRHVVTEIHRVNAAVGLMRAGAVGDIGALFTASHLSMRDQFEISTPELDLAVETAVAAGARGARMTGGGFGGSAIALVPDDRLAEVERAVADAFAARGWTLPDQRVALPSPGARRLR
- the galE gene encoding UDP-glucose 4-epimerase GalE, giving the protein MRVLVTGGAGYIGSVVAAQLVEAGHDVVVLDDLSTGHADAVPKGARLVEGGIREHAQAVMAEQGTEAVLHFAARSVVPESVAHPDRYWDGNVGCSLALLEAMRVCGVGRIVFSSTAAVYGEPETVPIPEDAPVRPGNPYGATKAAIDAALTEHARMHGIGAVSLRYFNVAGAYAGLGERHTTETHLIPIVLQVAQGRRESVSVYGSDYPTPDGTCVRDYIHVADLAEAHLLALDHCRPGEHRVFNLGNGTGFSVREVIEVCREVTGHPIPVAAAGRRAGDPAALVASSERARAELGWVPRRPGLREIVSDAWTFHTAHPGPAAGAGGRA